From a single Staphylococcus epidermidis genomic region:
- a CDS encoding RidA family protein, with translation MKIINSDKVPEALGPYSHATVINGFVFTSGQIPLTLDGTIVSDDVQEQTKQVLENLTVVLKEAGSDLNSVVKATIYISDMNDFQQINQIYGNYFVEHQPARSCVEVSRLPKDVKVEIELIGKVKEL, from the coding sequence ATGAAAATAATCAACTCAGATAAGGTACCCGAAGCACTAGGCCCATATTCGCATGCAACTGTTATAAACGGTTTTGTCTTTACATCAGGTCAAATTCCACTCACACTTGATGGAACAATTGTTAGCGATGATGTTCAAGAACAAACTAAGCAAGTTTTAGAAAATTTAACTGTGGTATTAAAAGAAGCAGGTTCTGATTTGAATTCTGTTGTTAAAGCGACAATCTATATTTCTGATATGAATGATTTTCAACAAATTAATCAAATCTATGGAAACTATTTCGTCGAACACCAACCAGCTCGTAGTTGTGTTGAAGTGTCACGGTTGCCTAAAGACGTAAAGGTAGAAATTGAATTGATAGGTAAAGTGAAGGAATTATAA
- the purR gene encoding pur operon repressor, with protein sequence MRYKRSERIVFMTQYLMNHPNKLIPLTYFVKKFKQAKSSISEDVQIIKNTFQNEKLGTIITTAGASGGVTYKPMMSKSEATEVVDEVIEQLQEKDRLLPGGYLFLSDLVGNPSLLNKVGKLIASIYMNEELDAVVTIATKGISLANAVANVLNLPVVVIRKDNKVTEGSTVSINYVSGSSRKIETMVLSKRTLAENSNVLVVDDFMRAGGSINGVMNLMNEFKAHVKGVSVLVESKEVKQRLIEDYTSLVRLSDVDEYNQEFKVEPGNSLSKFS encoded by the coding sequence ATGAGATATAAAAGAAGCGAACGTATTGTATTTATGACACAATACCTCATGAACCACCCAAATAAGTTGATACCCCTCACGTATTTTGTAAAGAAATTTAAACAAGCAAAATCGTCAATTAGTGAAGACGTTCAAATCATTAAAAATACGTTTCAAAATGAAAAATTAGGAACTATTATTACTACAGCAGGTGCTAGCGGTGGAGTAACCTATAAGCCTATGATGAGTAAATCAGAGGCCACAGAGGTTGTTGATGAGGTGATAGAGCAATTACAAGAGAAAGACCGTTTGCTACCTGGAGGATATTTATTTTTATCCGATTTAGTTGGTAATCCTTCTCTATTAAATAAAGTAGGTAAGTTAATTGCTAGTATATATATGAACGAAGAACTTGATGCTGTTGTTACCATAGCGACTAAAGGGATATCACTTGCGAATGCAGTCGCAAACGTATTAAATTTACCTGTAGTGGTTATAAGAAAGGACAATAAAGTTACAGAAGGTTCTACGGTTTCAATCAATTATGTTTCAGGATCATCTAGAAAAATAGAAACAATGGTGTTATCGAAACGAACTTTAGCTGAGAATTCTAATGTCCTCGTAGTAGACGATTTTATGAGGGCTGGTGGCTCAATTAATGGAGTAATGAATTTAATGAATGAGTTTAAAGCCCATGTAAAAGGGGTATCAGTACTTGTAGAATCAAAAGAAGTAAAACAAAGATTAATTGAAGATTATACTTCCTTAGTCAGATTGTCAGATGTCGACGAGTACAACCAAGAATTTAAAGTGGAACCAGGCAACAGTTTGTCTAAATTTTCTTAA